The Saprospiraceae bacterium genome includes a window with the following:
- the ribD gene encoding bifunctional diaminohydroxyphosphoribosylaminopyrimidine deaminase/5-amino-6-(5-phosphoribosylamino)uracil reductase RibD, whose protein sequence is MQRCITLAKKGIRHTFTNPMVGCVIVYQNCIIGEGYHQKYGEHHAEVNALNDVKGHDKSLLPHSTMYVSLEPCAHVGKTPACAHRIVSEGIKNVVIGCVDPNPIVAGRGISYLKTHGINVTVPVLEAECQKLLTKFKANLNGMPYIILKWAKSSDHYISMNNTQTWLTNAYTNILTHKWRSEVEGIMIGKNTALIDNPSLNVRHYPGISPVRILMDSHLSTDQGIKILSDHNPTIVINSIKDLNDKSLSYIKVDNMGDCREVMSKIFNAGISSVIIEGGAALLKSFISSNCWHEARVIHTDLKLMDGVAAPLVTGKLNDVFEIQGDKIMIISNQNI, encoded by the coding sequence ATGCAAAGATGTATAACACTTGCAAAAAAAGGAATCCGGCATACTTTTACCAACCCGATGGTAGGTTGTGTCATAGTATATCAAAATTGTATCATCGGGGAAGGTTACCATCAAAAATACGGAGAACACCATGCTGAAGTAAATGCGCTGAATGATGTAAAAGGTCATGACAAGTCCTTACTACCCCACTCTACCATGTACGTCAGTCTTGAACCGTGCGCTCATGTAGGAAAAACTCCGGCATGTGCACACAGGATAGTAAGCGAAGGCATCAAAAATGTAGTCATAGGCTGTGTTGATCCTAATCCGATAGTTGCTGGCAGAGGTATCAGTTATCTTAAAACTCACGGTATAAATGTCACAGTACCTGTACTTGAAGCCGAATGTCAGAAATTACTGACAAAATTTAAGGCAAACCTGAATGGTATGCCATATATTATCCTAAAGTGGGCTAAGTCTTCTGATCATTATATCTCCATGAATAATACCCAAACCTGGCTTACCAATGCTTACACTAATATCCTAACCCACAAATGGCGTAGTGAAGTCGAAGGCATTATGATTGGAAAAAATACTGCTCTGATAGACAATCCTTCACTTAATGTAAGACATTACCCCGGAATTTCTCCTGTCAGAATTTTGATGGATTCACACTTAAGTACAGATCAGGGTATCAAGATACTTTCGGACCACAATCCAACCATCGTTATCAATAGCATCAAAGATCTCAATGACAAGTCATTATCATATATCAAAGTGGATAATATGGGCGATTGCCGGGAAGTGATGAGTAAAATATTTAATGCAGGTATTTCTTCAGTCATTATCGAAGGAGGTGCTGCTTTGTTAAAAAGCTTTATTTCAAGCAATTGCTGGCACGAAGCGAGGGTAATACATACCGATCTTAAGCTGATGGATGGTGTAGCTGCCCCGCTTGTTACAGGAAAATTAAATGATGTTTTTGAAATTCAGGGAGATAAAATTATGATCATTTCCAATCAAAATATCTGA